One Arthrobacter sp. StoSoilB19 DNA window includes the following coding sequences:
- a CDS encoding SURF1 family protein has translation MYRFLFSSKWLGYLLLAAIFATACVFLGRWQMDRRAETLAEINRVVSNYSATPIPFTQARDQFNQLDPAKEWTQVELKGSYDAAGQRIVRNRPLNGQPGYEVVVPFRLATGETVVIDRGWLPIGNKNPGSPDSVPAPPSGEVTAVVRLKHGEPELQRGAPEGQLASIDLPTYAAQLGYPLLTGAYGQLASETPPSADMPVAFPKPSTDEGTHLSYSLQWFAFGVLMFVGFGYAARQQARNAAIDAEEEEEALPDGAVHSAVPASRRRPAPPRKRKRATAEEEEDALLDAQGY, from the coding sequence ATGTACCGCTTCCTCTTTTCCAGCAAATGGCTGGGCTATCTCCTGCTGGCCGCGATCTTTGCCACCGCATGCGTCTTCCTGGGCCGCTGGCAGATGGACCGCCGCGCCGAGACGCTGGCCGAGATCAACCGCGTGGTCAGCAACTACTCGGCCACACCCATCCCCTTCACGCAGGCACGGGACCAGTTCAACCAGCTGGACCCGGCCAAGGAGTGGACCCAGGTTGAGCTGAAGGGCTCCTACGATGCCGCCGGCCAGCGGATTGTCCGCAACCGCCCGCTCAACGGGCAGCCGGGGTACGAGGTGGTGGTCCCCTTCCGCCTGGCCACCGGCGAAACCGTCGTTATTGACCGCGGCTGGCTGCCCATCGGAAACAAGAACCCGGGCAGCCCGGATTCGGTGCCGGCACCCCCGTCCGGTGAGGTCACCGCCGTCGTCCGCCTGAAGCACGGCGAGCCGGAACTTCAGCGCGGGGCGCCCGAAGGCCAACTCGCATCGATTGACCTGCCCACGTACGCCGCGCAGCTGGGCTATCCCCTGCTCACGGGGGCCTACGGCCAGCTTGCGTCGGAGACGCCGCCGTCCGCCGACATGCCCGTCGCGTTCCCCAAGCCGTCCACGGACGAGGGCACACACTTGTCCTATTCACTGCAGTGGTTCGCCTTCGGCGTGCTCATGTTCGTCGGCTTCGGCTACGCGGCCCGGCAGCAGGCCCGCAATGCAGCGATCGACGCCGAGGAGGAGGAAGAGGCGCTGCCGGACGGCGCCGTGCATTCAGCCGTCCCCGCCTCCCGCCGCCGGCCGGCCCCGCCGCGCAAGCGCAAGAGGGCCACGGCGGAGGAGGAAGAAGACGCCCTCCTGGACGCGCAGGGGTACTGA
- a CDS encoding YbaK/EbsC family protein — protein sequence MTTDDGGPVALVRAALVGAGVGDTVRTFEAGVPTAAAAAKALECDLAAITNSLVFDLNGEPLLILASGAARVDTKLVAGQLAQGRIRRASPAFVLEHTGQEVGGVAPVGHPRRIRTLLDLSLQEHETLWAGAGDHKSMFSITYAQLRRITGALELKVR from the coding sequence ATGACCACGGACGACGGCGGCCCTGTCGCCTTGGTGCGGGCGGCCTTGGTGGGTGCCGGAGTCGGCGACACGGTGCGGACCTTTGAAGCCGGGGTGCCGACGGCGGCGGCGGCTGCAAAAGCTCTGGAGTGCGATCTGGCGGCCATCACCAACAGCCTGGTCTTCGACCTCAACGGTGAGCCGCTGCTGATCCTCGCAAGCGGTGCCGCGCGCGTCGATACAAAGCTCGTGGCCGGGCAGTTGGCCCAGGGCCGGATCCGGCGCGCCTCCCCTGCCTTCGTCCTGGAACATACCGGCCAGGAAGTAGGCGGGGTAGCCCCGGTCGGCCACCCACGGCGAATCAGGACCCTGCTGGACTTGAGCCTCCAGGAGCACGAAACGCTCTGGGCCGGAGCAGGGGACCACAAGTCAATGTTCAGCATCACCTACGCCCAGCTCCGGAGGATCACCGGCGCCCTGGAGCTGAAGGTGCGCTAG
- a CDS encoding DUF3099 domain-containing protein, with translation MTLENHAGHSAPEEPGRFSGDTEVHSITDAAGAHSEDMRQRMIKYALAMGIRMVCLILIFVVDGWFKIIAVAGAVFLPWIAVVIANGSDKAEAHSDLLLDSAPLAEIESPVLPDTEDQPGSAVLQGELVKDEEPGPGEERQAS, from the coding sequence GTGACCCTTGAAAACCATGCGGGACATTCCGCGCCCGAAGAACCGGGCCGGTTCTCCGGCGACACCGAGGTCCACAGCATTACCGACGCTGCCGGCGCGCACTCTGAGGACATGCGCCAGCGGATGATCAAGTACGCCCTGGCGATGGGGATCCGCATGGTGTGCCTGATCCTGATCTTCGTGGTGGACGGCTGGTTCAAGATCATTGCCGTGGCGGGCGCGGTGTTCCTGCCCTGGATTGCGGTGGTCATCGCCAACGGGAGCGACAAGGCTGAGGCCCACAGCGATTTGCTGCTGGATTCCGCTCCCCTGGCCGAGATTGAAAGCCCGGTTCTCCCGGATACGGAAGACCAGCCGGGAAGCGCTGTGCTCCAGGGCGAACTGGTGAAGGATGAGGAGCCCGGGCCCGGGGAGGAGCGGCAGGCATCATGA